Proteins encoded by one window of Chondromyces crocatus:
- a CDS encoding oxidoreductase, whose amino-acid sequence MAAQRIALLAGATGLIGGHLLRQLLDGGGYDRVISLGRRTLPDTHPRLEQRVVDFGALSAEAFEGVTDVFCALGTTMKQAGSEAAFRKVDHDAPLALAELSSKAGAQQFLLVSSVGADAGSVTFYLRVKGEVERDVAAVPFASVHIFQPSMLLGERGTHRPAEAIGGAVMRGVQGIMLGPLKRYRPIEASSVAAAMSEAARRGKPGRHVYQYEEIVAFAAAPRN is encoded by the coding sequence ATGGCGGCGCAGCGCATCGCACTCCTCGCAGGGGCCACCGGTCTCATCGGTGGGCACCTCCTCCGGCAGCTCCTCGACGGAGGTGGGTACGATCGGGTGATCTCCCTGGGCCGCCGCACCTTGCCGGACACGCATCCGCGCCTGGAGCAGCGGGTCGTCGATTTCGGCGCGCTCTCGGCCGAGGCGTTCGAGGGCGTCACCGATGTCTTCTGTGCGCTCGGGACCACGATGAAGCAGGCGGGCTCCGAGGCGGCGTTCCGCAAGGTCGACCACGACGCGCCGCTCGCGCTGGCAGAGCTCTCGTCGAAGGCGGGGGCGCAGCAGTTCCTCCTGGTCTCTTCGGTGGGGGCCGACGCGGGGAGCGTGACGTTCTACCTGCGGGTGAAGGGGGAGGTGGAGCGGGACGTCGCGGCGGTGCCGTTCGCGAGCGTCCACATCTTCCAGCCCAGCATGCTCCTCGGGGAGCGCGGGACGCACCGCCCCGCGGAGGCGATCGGTGGCGCGGTGATGCGCGGGGTACAGGGGATCATGCTGGGGCCTCTGAAGCGCTATCGACCCATCGAGGCGTCGAGCGTCGCCGCCGCGATGAGCGAGGCGGCGAGGCGGGGGAAGCCGGGGCGGCACGTGTACCAGTACGAGGAGATCGTGGCGTTCGCGGCTGCACCGCGGAACTGA
- a CDS encoding LysR family transcriptional regulator, translating into MSPQPTSTALRRSQSLSAIEVVLQVAETLSFVEAGRRLGLSASAVGKSIRTLEERFGVRLFYRTTRQVSLTEDGARFLVRCERILAELEGAELELSRRHAAPRGRLRVALPTASAFFSPLLADFAREYPEIALDVELGDRLVDLVHEGFDVAIRTGEPDDSRLSSRKLASFRHVIVAAPTYFDSNPIPKNPSDLGTHRLLLYKKPHTGKIEPWPVGSMTTSIGLGARGGIIANNIDALVRMALAGQGLCSVPDYFVHRELEDGRLVRVLKSSTRGTTTFRLLWPTKAQQAPKVRAFVDFFAARLPPGRSAEPRHE; encoded by the coding sequence ATGAGCCCCCAGCCCACGTCGACGGCGTTGCGCCGAAGCCAGAGCTTGAGCGCCATCGAAGTGGTTCTGCAGGTGGCAGAGACGCTCAGCTTCGTCGAGGCTGGACGCCGTCTTGGCCTCTCTGCGTCCGCGGTGGGCAAGAGCATCCGGACGCTCGAGGAGCGTTTCGGCGTGCGGCTGTTCTACCGCACGACGCGGCAGGTCTCGCTGACCGAGGATGGTGCGCGGTTCCTCGTGCGCTGCGAAAGGATCCTCGCTGAACTCGAAGGTGCGGAACTCGAGCTGTCACGCCGACATGCGGCGCCCCGAGGGCGCCTGCGCGTGGCATTGCCGACGGCGAGTGCGTTCTTCTCGCCGCTGCTCGCCGATTTTGCGCGCGAGTATCCTGAGATCGCGCTCGACGTGGAGCTGGGAGATCGCCTCGTCGATCTCGTCCACGAAGGCTTCGACGTCGCGATTCGAACCGGAGAGCCCGACGACTCGCGCTTGTCGTCACGCAAGCTCGCTTCCTTTCGCCACGTCATCGTCGCGGCGCCGACGTACTTCGATTCGAACCCCATACCGAAGAATCCATCCGATCTCGGTACGCATCGCCTGCTGCTCTACAAGAAGCCGCACACCGGGAAGATTGAGCCGTGGCCCGTAGGCTCGATGACGACGTCGATCGGGCTCGGAGCGCGAGGCGGCATCATCGCCAACAACATCGACGCGCTCGTCAGGATGGCCCTTGCGGGTCAAGGACTCTGTTCGGTTCCCGACTACTTCGTGCATCGAGAACTCGAAGATGGCCGTCTCGTGCGCGTACTCAAGAGCAGCACGAGAGGCACCACCACGTTTCGACTGCTCTGGCCGACGAAGGCCCAGCAGGCGCCCAAGGTGCGCGCCTTCGTCGACTTCTTCGCTGCGCGGCTGCCACCGGGTCGGTCGGCCGAGCCACGGCACGAGTGA
- a CDS encoding extracellular catalytic domain type 1 short-chain-length polyhydroxyalkanoate depolymerase, with translation MPTARPTSMCLLSIALLGAVASGCSGSSSGAPDSSSPGTSTTTSTPPDDLDSPSPGCSTTETTYPPGTTLGSIEASGSRSFRVHVPPGYIADRPTPVILMLHGGGGSGEQFQTRSSRMDLIADREGFVTVYPDGTGMLATWNGGLCCGRAVQDGVDDVAFMSALLDHLEGELCIDRRRVFATGMSNGAIMSHRLACELSERIAAIAPVAGTIGVTDCQPARRVPVMQIQGTDDRHVPWEGGVGCGPSGASFISVPDTMEGWRTRNGCDASSTEVFTEGNGRCMAHGGCEAPVVLCSIEGGGHSWPGGDPKANVVNCPGDGAQSQTFSASEAAWRFFAENPLP, from the coding sequence ATGCCAACAGCGCGTCCCACGTCCATGTGCCTGCTCTCCATCGCGCTCCTCGGCGCCGTCGCTTCCGGATGCAGCGGCTCGTCCAGCGGAGCACCGGACAGCAGCTCCCCGGGGACCAGCACCACCACGTCCACGCCGCCCGACGACCTGGACTCACCGAGTCCTGGCTGCAGCACCACCGAGACGACCTACCCACCCGGCACGACGCTGGGCTCGATCGAGGCTTCGGGCTCACGCAGCTTTCGCGTCCACGTGCCACCCGGCTACATCGCCGACCGCCCCACGCCGGTCATCCTCATGCTCCACGGCGGCGGAGGCAGCGGCGAGCAGTTCCAGACCAGGTCCTCACGCATGGACCTCATCGCGGATCGCGAGGGATTCGTCACCGTCTACCCGGACGGCACCGGCATGCTCGCCACCTGGAACGGGGGCCTCTGCTGCGGTCGCGCCGTGCAGGATGGCGTCGACGACGTCGCCTTCATGAGCGCATTGCTCGATCACCTCGAAGGTGAACTCTGCATCGATCGCCGCCGGGTGTTCGCGACGGGCATGTCGAACGGCGCCATCATGTCGCACCGTCTGGCATGCGAGCTGTCGGAGCGCATCGCCGCCATCGCCCCCGTGGCCGGCACCATCGGCGTGACGGACTGCCAGCCCGCACGCCGGGTCCCCGTGATGCAGATCCAGGGAACCGACGACCGACACGTGCCCTGGGAAGGCGGGGTCGGCTGCGGCCCCTCGGGCGCGTCCTTCATCTCGGTGCCAGACACCATGGAGGGCTGGCGCACGCGCAACGGGTGTGACGCCAGCTCCACCGAGGTCTTCACGGAAGGCAATGGCCGCTGCATGGCCCATGGCGGCTGTGAGGCTCCGGTCGTGCTCTGCTCCATCGAGGGTGGTGGCCATAGCTGGCCTGGAGGTGACCCGAAGGCCAACGTCGTCAACTGTCCCGGAGACGGCGCCCAGAGCCAGACCTTCTCGGCGAGCGAAGCCGCCTGGCGCTTCTTCGCCGAGAACCCGCTGCCCTGA
- a CDS encoding sensor histidine kinase, which yields MTWASEAAALERPDASTDDPLSVPALRVQRLQQVAAALSAASGAEDVAAILVQSAVATLGARGGVIGVKSDDGRAMTLLGALGLEPEARARWAGGHREAPSPLSLVVRTGEPIWAESVVKAPIWATTMATLEAEALVCVPLRGQGGALGALGLVFDRPHPFSPGERAFLLALERAGRRELEQAWTREAREARGEHGVCEPGSRESPASTATLPHPLGDDAAARLRRLQRVIAVLAGVRSLSEVAGWVAREALESLGALATVALVAPEGAGGAAGGMGTAGILGVAGEAPEVERVRDALLSRYAQEVFETRAPLWPRSERGGHSDPQRAAARGRPRGRAPSSRAPSSRAPSSRAPSSRRARLEHLACVPWLVDGQPVGALGIWLAHPGVIGDDEQVFVNALVGLGASAVARLRLEEAAQEARARVEAVEREAAMASHMRDQLLRMVSHELRSPLTVILGWSQMLEAGVVRQELVPRAIEMIDRNAREQARLVDELVDVSRAMSGRLTLERAPLALDAVVSRACAELTVEARARNVALSVTLPPSAPAMILADTHRAEQIIGHLLEHALKCTPSGGAIRVQLAVVDQQVSLDVSDTGHGIEPDQLPYVFDPFHPAARHDARRQGGLGLGLAVVRHLVEAHEGSIHVESPGIGRGTTFRVEFPRIV from the coding sequence ATGACGTGGGCATCCGAAGCGGCGGCACTGGAGCGTCCAGACGCCTCGACCGACGATCCGCTGAGCGTTCCGGCGCTCCGCGTTCAGCGCCTCCAGCAGGTGGCCGCGGCCCTCTCCGCGGCGAGCGGCGCCGAGGACGTGGCCGCGATCCTCGTGCAGTCCGCCGTGGCCACGCTCGGCGCACGTGGCGGCGTGATCGGCGTGAAGAGCGACGACGGTCGAGCCATGACGCTCCTGGGCGCCCTGGGGCTCGAGCCCGAAGCCCGCGCGCGCTGGGCGGGAGGGCACCGCGAAGCGCCCTCGCCCCTGTCCCTGGTGGTCCGGACTGGCGAGCCAATCTGGGCCGAGTCGGTCGTGAAGGCACCCATCTGGGCGACGACCATGGCGACGCTGGAGGCCGAAGCGCTGGTCTGCGTGCCCCTGCGCGGGCAAGGCGGCGCCCTGGGGGCCCTCGGCCTGGTCTTCGACCGCCCACACCCTTTCAGCCCTGGCGAGCGCGCGTTCCTCCTCGCGCTGGAGCGCGCTGGCCGGCGGGAACTGGAGCAGGCGTGGACGCGCGAGGCCCGCGAAGCCCGCGGAGAGCACGGCGTCTGCGAACCGGGGAGCCGAGAGAGCCCCGCCAGCACAGCGACGCTGCCGCACCCCCTGGGCGACGACGCTGCGGCTCGTCTCCGGCGGCTCCAGCGCGTCATCGCCGTGCTCGCTGGCGTGCGCAGCCTCTCCGAAGTGGCGGGCTGGGTGGCGCGGGAAGCCCTGGAGAGCCTGGGCGCCCTGGCCACGGTGGCGCTGGTCGCGCCCGAAGGGGCAGGCGGCGCGGCCGGCGGCATGGGCACCGCAGGCATCCTGGGCGTCGCCGGCGAGGCGCCCGAAGTAGAGCGCGTGCGTGACGCGCTGCTCTCCCGCTACGCCCAGGAAGTCTTCGAGACCCGCGCCCCCCTGTGGCCCCGCTCGGAGCGTGGTGGCCACAGCGACCCGCAGCGCGCCGCCGCGCGAGGCCGTCCCAGAGGTCGAGCGCCATCGAGCCGAGCGCCGTCGAGCCGAGCGCCATCGAGCCGAGCGCCGTCGAGCCGTCGCGCCCGCCTGGAGCACCTCGCCTGCGTTCCCTGGCTGGTCGACGGGCAGCCCGTCGGCGCGCTGGGCATCTGGCTCGCGCATCCCGGCGTGATCGGCGACGACGAGCAGGTCTTCGTGAACGCGCTGGTCGGGCTGGGCGCGAGCGCCGTGGCGCGCTTGCGCCTCGAGGAAGCGGCCCAGGAGGCCAGGGCCCGCGTGGAAGCCGTGGAGCGCGAGGCCGCCATGGCGAGCCACATGCGCGACCAGCTCCTCCGCATGGTCTCTCACGAACTGCGTTCCCCCCTCACCGTGATCCTCGGCTGGTCACAGATGCTCGAGGCCGGCGTCGTGCGCCAGGAGCTGGTGCCCCGCGCCATCGAGATGATCGACCGCAATGCCCGCGAACAGGCCCGCCTCGTCGACGAGCTGGTGGACGTCTCGCGCGCCATGAGCGGCAGGCTGACCCTGGAGCGCGCCCCGCTGGCCCTCGACGCCGTCGTCTCGCGCGCATGCGCCGAGCTCACGGTCGAAGCGCGCGCCCGGAACGTCGCCCTCTCCGTGACCCTGCCCCCGTCCGCACCCGCCATGATCCTCGCGGACACGCACCGGGCGGAGCAGATCATCGGCCACCTCCTCGAGCATGCACTGAAATGCACCCCCTCGGGCGGAGCCATCCGCGTCCAGCTCGCCGTGGTCGATCAGCAGGTGTCGCTCGACGTGAGCGACACCGGCCATGGAATCGAGCCCGACCAGCTCCCCTATGTCTTCGACCCATTCCATCCCGCAGCGCGACACGACGCACGGCGGCAAGGTGGACTGGGACTGGGGCTCGCCGTCGTGCGTCATTTGGTGGAAGCTCACGAGGGCTCGATCCACGTCGAAAGCCCCGGGATCGGACGTGGCACCACCTTCCGGGTAGAGTTTCCACGGATCGTTTGA
- a CDS encoding glycosyl hydrolase family 18 protein: MKHVASIAIPLFAAASLVACVSDVDSGDPSELGVRDLSADVCSGAAAWGSDVAYAVGAVVTYQGKTYQCLQGHTSLSDWTPAAVPALWQETTCEGTGSTTSTTSSTSGSGAGGSGGDGAGGSGGAGGSGGSGGSGGGGGGGSARHVVGYFVEWGVYGRNYHVKNIDTSGSASKLTHINYAFSNVVNNACQLGDTYADYDRFYSAGESVDGVADTWDNGVLRGNFNQLRKLKQKYPHLKVLISLGGWSWSGNFSTAALPANRANFVRSCVDLFIKDNRWAGLFDGIDVDWEYPGSCGDTCNYRPEDTQNFTALLAEFRSQLNAVRPGLELTIAAPAGIDKIAKIEVGNIHQHLDFINIMTYDMHGAWENTTNFHSPLFNANANPAKALKYSTDEAVAEWLAGGTPARKLVVGVPFYGRGWTGVAGGNQGLWQTATGGAPGAYELGIEDYKVLKAKNHPGFTHPESKAYWTFNGTEFWSYDTPASMNVKMDYIKTRNLGGAMFWELSGDTPNGELIQAVHGGLQ, from the coding sequence ATGAAGCACGTCGCGTCCATCGCCATCCCCCTGTTCGCTGCTGCAAGCCTGGTCGCCTGTGTCAGCGACGTCGACTCCGGAGACCCGTCGGAGCTGGGGGTCCGTGATCTCAGCGCTGACGTCTGCTCGGGCGCAGCTGCGTGGGGATCCGACGTTGCCTATGCCGTGGGCGCGGTCGTCACGTACCAGGGCAAGACCTATCAGTGCCTGCAAGGGCACACCTCGCTGTCCGACTGGACCCCGGCGGCCGTGCCTGCGCTCTGGCAGGAGACGACCTGCGAAGGAACGGGAAGCACGACCAGCACCACCTCCTCTACCTCGGGCAGCGGCGCCGGCGGCAGCGGCGGTGACGGTGCGGGCGGCAGCGGCGGCGCGGGCGGCTCGGGTGGTTCCGGCGGCTCCGGCGGTGGCGGCGGCGGTGGCTCCGCGCGGCACGTGGTCGGCTACTTCGTGGAGTGGGGCGTCTACGGCCGCAACTACCACGTCAAGAACATCGACACGAGCGGCTCCGCCAGCAAGCTCACCCACATCAATTACGCCTTCAGCAACGTCGTCAACAACGCCTGCCAGCTCGGCGACACCTACGCCGACTACGACCGCTTCTACAGCGCCGGCGAGAGCGTCGACGGCGTGGCCGACACCTGGGACAACGGCGTCCTCCGAGGCAACTTCAACCAGCTCCGCAAGCTGAAGCAGAAGTACCCCCACCTCAAGGTCCTCATCTCCCTCGGTGGCTGGAGCTGGTCCGGCAACTTCTCCACCGCCGCCTTGCCCGCCAACCGCGCCAACTTCGTGCGCTCCTGCGTCGACCTCTTCATCAAGGACAACCGCTGGGCCGGCCTCTTCGACGGCATCGACGTCGACTGGGAGTACCCCGGATCGTGCGGCGACACCTGCAACTACCGCCCGGAGGACACGCAGAACTTCACCGCCCTCCTCGCCGAGTTCCGGAGCCAGCTCAACGCCGTGCGCCCTGGCCTGGAGCTGACCATCGCGGCTCCCGCCGGCATCGACAAGATCGCCAAGATCGAGGTGGGCAACATCCACCAGCACCTCGATTTCATCAACATCATGACCTACGACATGCACGGCGCCTGGGAGAACACGACGAACTTCCACTCCCCGCTGTTCAACGCCAACGCGAACCCCGCCAAGGCCTTGAAGTACAGCACCGACGAGGCCGTCGCCGAGTGGCTCGCTGGCGGCACCCCCGCCCGCAAGCTCGTCGTCGGCGTCCCCTTCTACGGCCGCGGCTGGACCGGCGTGGCTGGTGGCAACCAGGGCCTCTGGCAGACGGCGACCGGCGGCGCCCCTGGCGCCTACGAGCTGGGCATCGAGGACTACAAGGTCCTGAAGGCCAAGAACCACCCCGGCTTCACCCACCCCGAGTCGAAGGCCTACTGGACGTTCAACGGCACCGAGTTCTGGAGCTACGACACCCCCGCCTCGATGAACGTGAAGATGGACTACATCAAGACCAGGAACCTCGGCGGCGCGATGTTCTGGGAGCTGAGCGGCGACACCCCGAACGGCGAACTGATCCAGGCGGTGCACGGCGGCCTGCAGTGA
- a CDS encoding AAA family ATPase — translation MTTYNESVVEQAKATVDAAIEAVLTAPPNRAVVGAAPAGAGKSYAIGTAVQAARRAGLRVAVATPTNDQAFSLVSALADRMPKEKITFIPASSVELPVDSRRGNVIERKARDANSDKILVGTLNKLGDAHAREDLTPVDILLIDEAYQANSVHYYLVGDLAPRHLLMGDSGQLAPFTTAPEADRWRGLREDPLMTAVEVVRRNHPSTPVHRLPITRRLDPRAVPVASAFYPDHPFDAAVLPGVRHLRLQAAAGGRANAVEDAALERAATAGWAHVELPSGAVITADPATASLLVRLAARLFRRTPKVQCENGQKARDLQPFDVAIVVSHNDQKDLLRAELSAARLEGIRVDTANKLQGLTFEVILAWHPLAGLMDVDEFHLDPGRLCVMLTRHRHACIVVGRAADRELVQGIPPATPSYVGWDMNPSLDGWYVHEAVFRRLEAHRIKAS, via the coding sequence ATGACTACGTACAACGAGAGCGTGGTCGAGCAGGCGAAAGCCACGGTCGATGCTGCCATCGAGGCGGTGCTCACGGCGCCTCCGAACCGGGCTGTCGTGGGGGCCGCACCCGCGGGCGCGGGGAAGTCGTATGCCATCGGAACCGCCGTCCAGGCCGCGCGACGGGCGGGCCTTCGCGTCGCTGTCGCGACACCGACGAACGACCAGGCCTTCTCGCTCGTATCGGCACTCGCAGACCGCATGCCGAAGGAGAAGATAACGTTCATTCCAGCCAGCTCGGTCGAACTCCCGGTCGACTCACGACGGGGGAATGTGATCGAACGCAAGGCCCGTGATGCGAACTCGGACAAGATCCTCGTCGGTACACTCAACAAACTCGGTGATGCACACGCACGTGAGGATCTCACGCCGGTCGACATCCTCCTGATCGACGAGGCGTACCAGGCGAACTCCGTGCATTACTACCTCGTTGGCGATCTCGCTCCCCGACATCTCCTGATGGGCGACAGTGGACAGCTCGCGCCTTTCACCACGGCGCCCGAGGCTGACCGGTGGCGTGGACTGCGCGAAGATCCACTCATGACCGCCGTGGAGGTCGTACGACGGAATCACCCCTCGACGCCGGTGCACAGGCTCCCGATCACACGGCGTCTCGACCCGCGAGCCGTCCCGGTGGCAAGTGCATTCTACCCGGACCACCCCTTCGATGCGGCTGTGTTGCCCGGTGTGCGGCACCTGCGACTCCAGGCGGCCGCTGGTGGCAGGGCGAATGCCGTCGAGGATGCCGCGCTCGAACGCGCCGCGACCGCCGGATGGGCCCACGTCGAATTGCCGAGCGGCGCGGTCATCACGGCGGATCCGGCGACGGCCTCGCTCCTGGTCCGACTCGCTGCCCGTCTCTTCCGTCGAACCCCCAAGGTCCAGTGTGAGAATGGGCAGAAGGCCCGTGATCTCCAGCCGTTCGACGTCGCAATCGTGGTGAGTCACAACGATCAGAAGGATCTGCTTCGGGCTGAGCTGTCGGCTGCCCGCCTCGAAGGGATTCGTGTCGACACGGCCAACAAGCTCCAGGGCCTCACGTTCGAGGTCATCCTCGCCTGGCATCCCCTGGCAGGTCTCATGGACGTCGACGAGTTCCACCTGGATCCAGGGCGTCTCTGCGTGATGCTCACACGACACCGGCATGCGTGCATCGTGGTGGGTCGCGCTGCCGATCGCGAACTCGTGCAAGGCATTCCGCCAGCAACACCATCCTATGTGGGCTGGGACATGAACCCTTCGCTCGATGGCTGGTATGTGCACGAGGCCGTGTTTCGTCGTCTCGAAGCGCATCGAATCAAGGCGAGTTAG
- a CDS encoding sigma 54-interacting transcriptional regulator, with translation MPRWTAEDAATTTELSSSVASSLDETFAVSVISGPDEGRRVIVAPSLPARVLMGTSPACDIVLTDRMVSRRHAALELSRSRLRVTDLGSTNGTYVQGLLVGDAYLRGGEMIRLGETVLRVEALGAIPVPELPNAARFGKLVGASEEMRRLYPLCDRLAASAVPVIIEGETGTGKEVLAEALHEQGPRAAKPFVVFDCTAVPPTLVESALFGHERGAFTGASETRRGVFEEAHGGTLLLDEIGDLELALQAKLLRAIQRSEIQRVGSAKWIKVDIRVLAATRRDLEREIQAGRFRDDLFFRLAVARIELPPLRRRRGDVTVLAHHFWQELAGRTTPFPEGFAARLEDYDWPGNVRELYNAVARRVALGEAAPIETTRSAVGGPPSGRTPGHSQPPPSSLGGGGGAWPSGPESGSTADVVEETLALDLPLARARERVVEEFERRYVQRVLAQHGGNVRNAAAASGIARRYFQILRARRVPGGDP, from the coding sequence ATGCCCAGGTGGACTGCCGAGGACGCCGCCACCACCACCGAGCTGTCGTCTTCGGTGGCGTCCTCTCTCGACGAGACGTTTGCTGTCTCCGTGATCTCCGGCCCCGACGAGGGGCGCCGGGTGATCGTGGCGCCGAGCCTCCCCGCGCGCGTGTTGATGGGGACGAGCCCGGCCTGCGACATCGTGCTGACCGATCGGATGGTGTCGCGACGCCACGCCGCCCTGGAGCTGTCGCGCTCGCGCCTGCGCGTGACCGATCTCGGCTCGACGAACGGCACCTACGTGCAAGGCCTCCTCGTCGGTGACGCGTACCTCCGCGGCGGCGAGATGATCCGCCTCGGCGAGACGGTGCTGCGGGTGGAGGCGCTCGGCGCCATCCCCGTCCCCGAGCTGCCGAACGCCGCCCGCTTCGGCAAGCTCGTGGGGGCGAGCGAAGAGATGCGGCGCCTGTACCCCCTGTGCGACCGGCTGGCGGCGTCTGCGGTACCGGTGATCATCGAAGGCGAGACGGGTACGGGCAAGGAAGTGCTCGCCGAAGCGCTCCACGAGCAGGGGCCGCGGGCGGCGAAGCCGTTCGTGGTGTTCGACTGCACGGCCGTGCCCCCGACCCTGGTGGAGTCCGCGCTGTTCGGCCACGAGCGCGGCGCGTTCACCGGGGCGAGCGAGACCCGGCGTGGCGTGTTCGAAGAGGCGCATGGCGGCACCTTGCTGCTCGACGAGATCGGCGATCTCGAGCTGGCCCTCCAGGCGAAGCTCCTGCGCGCGATCCAGCGCTCCGAGATCCAGCGCGTCGGCTCCGCCAAGTGGATCAAGGTGGACATCCGCGTGCTGGCGGCGACGCGCCGCGATCTGGAGCGCGAGATCCAGGCCGGCCGGTTCCGCGACGATCTCTTCTTCCGCCTGGCCGTCGCGCGGATCGAGCTGCCCCCGCTCCGGCGCCGGCGAGGCGACGTCACGGTGCTGGCCCACCACTTCTGGCAGGAACTGGCCGGGCGCACCACGCCCTTCCCCGAGGGCTTCGCGGCGCGGCTCGAGGACTACGACTGGCCCGGCAACGTGCGCGAGCTCTACAACGCCGTGGCCCGTCGCGTGGCCCTGGGCGAGGCCGCGCCCATCGAGACCACCCGCTCGGCCGTTGGAGGGCCTCCCTCGGGCCGCACCCCGGGGCACAGCCAGCCCCCTCCCAGCTCGCTGGGCGGAGGAGGCGGCGCGTGGCCCAGCGGGCCGGAGTCGGGCTCCACGGCGGACGTCGTCGAGGAGACCCTCGCCCTCGACCTGCCGCTCGCCCGGGCGCGGGAGCGGGTCGTCGAGGAGTTCGAGCGACGCTACGTGCAGCGCGTGCTCGCCCAGCACGGCGGCAACGTGCGCAACGCGGCAGCGGCCTCGGGCATCGCCCGGCGCTACTTCCAGATCCTCCGCGCGCGTCGGGTCCCTGGCGGCGATCCCTGA
- a CDS encoding Gfo/Idh/MocA family protein — translation MSKSSKIRVGLVGAGEWARNGHVPALREVPEFELVAVATSRPVTAREAAARFAIPHACSDATELIGRDDVDLVVVNNRAPDHLAVTRAALDAGKHVYCEWPLTTRLADSEQLLASAERAGVRHVVGLQRRMAGSSRHLRELIAEGYVGTVRSVHLHVTEPTFAQRRASVLGFTIPGENFSSVFSIYGGHYLDLILTAVGGLDAFSSVVTSQFPWVTLTESGENVESTAPDQMLLSGTLARGGVISAHVEGGKRSGYGVRIDITGADGDLRLTYDQAFGATHDGELAGARHGQGSLVALPIPERLQWLSSSNLRGSVRELGNLYAAFARDMIDGTQHTPSFHDAVRLHALLDAIESRSLSPSR, via the coding sequence TTGAGCAAGTCATCGAAAATTCGTGTGGGTCTGGTTGGCGCCGGTGAGTGGGCCCGCAACGGTCACGTGCCAGCGCTTCGTGAAGTACCCGAGTTCGAGCTCGTCGCCGTCGCGACCTCACGGCCGGTCACGGCGCGGGAGGCAGCGGCCAGGTTCGCCATCCCGCATGCATGCTCGGATGCAACCGAGCTCATTGGTCGTGACGACGTCGATCTGGTGGTGGTCAACAACCGCGCACCGGATCACCTCGCCGTGACGCGAGCGGCGCTGGATGCTGGCAAGCACGTCTACTGCGAGTGGCCACTCACCACGCGCCTCGCCGACTCGGAGCAACTGCTGGCGTCGGCCGAACGGGCCGGCGTGCGCCATGTCGTCGGGTTGCAGCGCCGCATGGCCGGCAGCAGTCGCCATCTGCGCGAACTCATCGCCGAGGGGTACGTGGGAACGGTCCGCTCGGTGCACCTGCACGTGACCGAACCCACGTTCGCGCAGCGCCGAGCGAGCGTGCTTGGATTCACCATCCCCGGCGAGAACTTCTCGAGCGTCTTCTCCATCTACGGCGGCCACTACCTGGACTTGATACTCACGGCGGTGGGAGGACTCGACGCGTTCTCCAGCGTTGTGACCAGTCAGTTTCCGTGGGTCACGCTCACCGAGAGTGGCGAGAACGTGGAGTCTACGGCGCCCGATCAGATGCTGCTCAGCGGCACGCTCGCCCGTGGAGGCGTGATCTCGGCGCACGTCGAGGGTGGCAAGCGCAGCGGCTACGGCGTTCGCATCGACATCACCGGCGCTGATGGCGATCTGCGGCTCACGTACGACCAAGCGTTTGGCGCAACCCACGATGGCGAACTCGCGGGAGCGCGCCACGGGCAGGGGTCGCTCGTCGCGTTGCCGATCCCGGAACGGCTGCAGTGGCTCTCGAGCAGCAACCTGCGCGGCAGCGTGCGCGAACTCGGAAACCTCTACGCGGCCTTCGCTCGCGATATGATCGATGGAACCCAG